The Lewinellaceae bacterium genome has a segment encoding these proteins:
- a CDS encoding family 20 glycosylhydrolase produces the protein MKIKNLLPVLTFLVATQTAFAQLYLIPTPKKAILENTFFTFDKNTTILSNDFDEFYKNEITDCAQKEFNLSLRSDRKAEHNTIELLKIASDSQLNSAFTTLGLDENFDPGKEGYVLKISPQAIKIIATTDAGIFYGIQTLKQLIIANKTGNNIPCLVLYDFPDFPVRAWQDDISRGPIPGMALLKEQIKKMASFKLNYFTLYTEHVFKLEKHPGIAPEDGITKEEIRELSDFAKKYHVTLIGNYQSFGHMEETLSHPDYKHLAENGHIISPALEESYDFLRDVYSEIVPCYGGEFFNINCDETFGLGEGRSKAMVDSLGMDGVYLYHINRLNDLLKPYGKSILMWGDIASHHPKIASRLPKDITVIAWGYHAAKDFDSSITPITDTGLNFWVAPGVSCWRNIYPDLQVAEVNIFNFIRDGYKYHASGVLNTSWDDDGLDFFQNTWHGFAWGAENSWNAPSADLTPEASETERKSRYSHFNQSFDEIFYGLKGESLVDEMLSLSALRESGIRDILDNSRFFEPVFPIHFDYVQNGKRAENEAVLEKLEVLSNKINSIVPNIRYNESTIDYLRFAMQQIRFTLRKNLLRIDVYEFLKGDSSPSASELKKAIKTLAAESEALKNQYEVLWNLENRPSWLSVNMQKFEDMRNDLEGLNGYCIIKPDNNLTVQGRKITITPIFEGLPVFYALNEDIITQHSKKYTGPFFIDSDVKIVAGVIQGDKVFPLAKDSLIYHKGIGKLKKLNAVPSDYHPSYDGGGKMALLDGKLGNPADLRSGRWQGFSGQDIDLEIDLGQKETLHQFSMGFYQNTFSWVILPREVKVYYKDSAEEPYILLQTITNTISPKENGSFKHNFETSLDGLNVRFLKVVATNYGKLPEWHHAGSQYDAMLFADEIILK, from the coding sequence ATGAAAATAAAAAACCTACTTCCTGTTTTAACCTTTCTTGTAGCCACCCAAACCGCTTTTGCGCAATTATACCTTATTCCCACCCCCAAAAAAGCAATCCTCGAAAACACTTTTTTCACTTTTGATAAAAACACGACCATTCTAAGTAATGACTTTGATGAGTTTTATAAAAATGAAATTACTGATTGTGCGCAAAAGGAATTTAATTTAAGCCTTCGATCAGATCGAAAAGCTGAACATAATACCATTGAATTGCTTAAAATAGCTTCCGATTCCCAATTGAACTCCGCCTTTACAACACTGGGCCTGGACGAAAATTTTGATCCGGGAAAGGAAGGATATGTTTTAAAAATATCCCCGCAGGCTATAAAAATAATCGCCACTACCGATGCCGGTATTTTTTACGGCATTCAAACGTTAAAGCAACTTATCATTGCCAATAAAACGGGGAACAACATCCCTTGTCTTGTCCTCTACGACTTTCCCGATTTTCCTGTACGCGCCTGGCAGGACGACATCAGCAGAGGCCCCATTCCTGGCATGGCATTATTAAAAGAGCAGATCAAAAAAATGGCTTCTTTTAAACTCAATTATTTCACTTTATATACGGAGCACGTTTTTAAACTGGAAAAACATCCCGGTATCGCCCCTGAGGATGGCATTACCAAAGAGGAGATCAGGGAGTTGAGTGATTTTGCCAAAAAGTACCACGTAACCCTGATCGGGAATTACCAGTCATTCGGCCACATGGAAGAGACTTTGTCCCATCCTGATTATAAGCACCTGGCTGAAAATGGCCACATTATTTCACCGGCATTGGAGGAATCTTATGACTTTCTGAGGGATGTTTACTCTGAGATTGTGCCATGTTATGGCGGTGAGTTTTTTAATATTAATTGTGATGAAACCTTTGGCCTTGGAGAAGGCAGGTCCAAAGCCATGGTGGACAGCCTGGGCATGGACGGCGTTTATCTCTATCACATCAACAGGTTGAATGATTTATTAAAGCCCTACGGAAAAAGCATTTTGATGTGGGGTGATATTGCGAGTCACCACCCAAAAATAGCAAGCCGGCTTCCGAAAGACATTACGGTGATTGCCTGGGGGTATCATGCGGCAAAAGATTTCGATTCCTCCATTACGCCGATCACCGATACCGGGCTCAATTTCTGGGTAGCGCCGGGCGTGAGTTGCTGGAGGAATATTTATCCCGACCTGCAGGTAGCGGAGGTCAATATTTTTAACTTTATCAGAGACGGTTATAAGTACCATGCTTCCGGGGTGCTGAATACAAGCTGGGATGATGACGGGCTCGATTTCTTTCAAAACACCTGGCACGGATTTGCCTGGGGCGCTGAAAACAGCTGGAACGCCCCTTCTGCCGACCTCACTCCTGAAGCTTCTGAAACCGAAAGAAAAAGCAGGTATAGTCATTTCAACCAGTCCTTTGATGAAATTTTTTATGGCTTGAAAGGAGAAAGCCTGGTGGATGAAATGTTGAGCCTTTCTGCATTGCGTGAATCAGGAATCAGGGATATTTTAGACAACAGTCGTTTTTTTGAGCCTGTTTTTCCCATCCATTTTGATTACGTTCAAAACGGAAAAAGAGCCGAAAATGAAGCGGTTTTGGAAAAGCTGGAAGTTTTGTCAAACAAAATCAATTCAATAGTGCCCAATATCCGGTACAATGAATCGACCATTGATTACCTCCGGTTTGCGATGCAACAAATCCGGTTTACCTTACGGAAAAATCTCCTTCGTATCGATGTGTATGAATTTTTAAAAGGCGATTCCAGCCCCTCAGCCTCCGAATTAAAAAAGGCGATAAAAACACTGGCTGCTGAGTCGGAGGCTTTGAAAAACCAATACGAAGTCTTATGGAACCTGGAGAACAGACCTTCCTGGTTATCGGTGAACATGCAAAAATTTGAGGACATGAGGAATGACCTTGAAGGACTGAACGGTTATTGTATCATAAAGCCTGACAATAACTTAACCGTGCAAGGCAGAAAAATTACCATCACACCCATTTTTGAAGGGCTTCCTGTTTTTTACGCTCTAAATGAAGATATCATTACGCAACATTCCAAAAAATACACCGGCCCTTTTTTTATCGATTCTGATGTAAAAATAGTCGCTGGGGTTATCCAGGGCGACAAAGTATTTCCGCTGGCCAAAGACAGCCTGATTTATCATAAAGGAATTGGGAAATTAAAAAAGTTAAATGCTGTTCCCAGTGATTACCATCCGAGTTATGATGGCGGGGGAAAAATGGCGCTGCTCGATGGGAAACTCGGCAATCCGGCTGATTTGAGGAGTGGCAGGTGGCAGGGCTTTTCAGGCCAGGATATTGACCTCGAAATTGATCTGGGGCAAAAAGAGACGTTACACCAATTCTCAATGGGCTTTTATCAAAATACTTTTTCATGGGTCATTTTGCCCAGAGAGGTAAAAGTCTATTATAAGGATTCCGCGGAGGAACCGTATATACTTTTGCAGACCATTACGAATACTATTTCTCCCAAAGAAAATGGTTCGTTTAAGCATAATTTTGAGACCTCATTGGATGGCCTTAACGTTCGTTTCCTGAAAGTAGTGGCCACCAATTACGGAAAATTACCCGAATGGCATCACGCAGGTTCGCAATATGATGCTATGCTTTTTGCGGATGAAATAATTTTAAAATAA
- a CDS encoding FtsX-like permease family protein, whose translation MIQFLIKGLFRDRSRSTMPILVVAIGVMLCVLMHAYVTGVMGDTIEMNARFATGHVKVMSKAYAENVDQIPNDLALMDVGALLEDLKTHYPDMDWAPRIKFGGLIDAPDENGETKAQGPAMGLGFDLLSKDSKEDERLNLSASIVRGSMPVAPGEVLLSETFSEKLKVNPGDMVTLIGSSMNGSMIMYNFKVAGTILFGSNALDRGTIIADIEDVRQALDMYDAAGEITGFFSSGYFEEEKAVEMVQQFNANHIDEANEYAPIMLSLRDQHGMATLVNLSKTMGLIVTLVFMMAMSLVLWNAGLLGGLRRYGEVGLRLAIGEEKRHVYFSMILESIFIGIAGSVLGTAIGLFFAWLLQTYGIDISSMMKGASVMMPSRIRAHIMPVDFYIGFIPGVISTVIGTALSGIGIYKRNTAQLFKELEV comes from the coding sequence ATGATACAATTTTTAATAAAAGGACTTTTTCGTGACAGAAGCCGGAGTACAATGCCCATCCTGGTGGTAGCCATTGGAGTTATGCTCTGTGTTTTGATGCACGCCTATGTGACCGGTGTCATGGGAGATACCATTGAAATGAACGCCCGGTTCGCAACGGGACACGTTAAGGTGATGTCCAAAGCCTATGCAGAAAACGTGGACCAAATCCCCAATGATCTTGCTTTAATGGACGTGGGAGCCCTGCTGGAAGATCTCAAAACACATTATCCTGATATGGACTGGGCCCCGAGAATCAAATTCGGGGGCCTGATCGATGCTCCCGATGAAAACGGAGAAACCAAAGCCCAGGGCCCCGCCATGGGATTGGGTTTTGATCTTCTGTCGAAGGACAGCAAGGAAGATGAGCGGCTAAATTTGTCGGCATCAATCGTCAGAGGATCCATGCCTGTAGCACCAGGAGAAGTCCTGCTCAGCGAAACCTTCTCCGAAAAGCTGAAGGTCAACCCCGGAGACATGGTCACCCTCATCGGCTCTTCGATGAACGGAAGCATGATCATGTATAATTTCAAAGTCGCAGGAACCATCCTTTTTGGTTCCAATGCCCTGGACCGAGGGACGATCATTGCAGACATTGAAGATGTTCGACAGGCACTTGATATGTACGACGCCGCTGGTGAAATAACCGGTTTCTTTTCATCGGGTTATTTCGAGGAAGAGAAAGCGGTTGAAATGGTTCAGCAATTCAATGCTAACCATATCGATGAAGCCAACGAATACGCTCCCATCATGCTGAGCCTGCGCGATCAGCATGGCATGGCCACCCTTGTGAACCTTTCTAAAACTATGGGGCTGATCGTTACCCTCGTATTTATGATGGCCATGTCTCTGGTGCTTTGGAACGCAGGATTACTGGGCGGGTTGCGAAGGTATGGAGAAGTAGGCCTGAGGCTTGCTATCGGAGAAGAAAAACGCCATGTGTATTTCTCCATGATCCTTGAATCGATCTTTATCGGAATCGCCGGATCTGTATTGGGCACGGCTATTGGATTGTTTTTTGCCTGGCTGCTGCAAACCTACGGGATCGATATCAGTTCCATGATGAAAGGAGCTTCCGTCATGATGCCCTCGCGGATCAGGGCGCATATTATGCCGGTTGATTTTTATATAGGCTTTATTCCGGGAGTCATCTCTACCGTGATAGGAACCGCTCTTTCCGGTATTGGGATTTATAAACGGAATACAGCACAATTATTCAAGGAACTGGAAGTTTAA
- a CDS encoding antibiotic biosynthesis monooxygenase — protein MNKYGLHGKLKATPGNGQKLAEILLEASRLVSTAKGFGMYMVSLDAADQDAVVITEVWDSKEDHDNSLKSDKVKALIGQAMPILAEMPTGGMVLEVLNFE, from the coding sequence ATGAACAAATACGGACTCCACGGAAAATTGAAAGCCACGCCCGGCAATGGTCAAAAGCTGGCTGAGATCTTACTCGAAGCTTCCCGCCTCGTTTCCACGGCCAAAGGTTTTGGGATGTACATGGTAAGCCTGGATGCAGCAGACCAGGATGCTGTCGTCATCACCGAAGTATGGGACTCCAAAGAGGATCACGACAATTCTTTGAAATCAGATAAGGTGAAAGCCCTTATTGGTCAGGCCATGCCCATTTTGGCGGAGATGCCGACGGGGGGAATGGTATTGGAGGTGTTGAATTTTGAATAG
- a CDS encoding ABC transporter ATP-binding protein, which produces MENASIIKIEKLTKTFPMGKSEFTALRDIDLVINRGEFSGLIGPSGSGKTTLLNIIGSLDVPTRGEAVVLGHSIGSLNPKQAARLRKENLGFIFQSYNLLTVHNVFENVEFPLLLLNFTASERRKMVMDALEWVGLTDKEHSRPPQLSGGECQRVAIARAMVKKPSLVLADEPTANLDAANSHHILQTMETLNKELNTTFLFATHDEKVISYLRRKIYLLDGRVDKDEVITK; this is translated from the coding sequence ATGGAAAATGCTTCAATTATAAAAATTGAAAAGCTTACGAAAACTTTTCCCATGGGAAAGTCTGAGTTTACTGCATTGAGGGATATTGACCTGGTGATAAACCGGGGTGAGTTTTCAGGTTTGATCGGCCCCAGTGGCTCCGGAAAAACGACTTTACTCAACATCATCGGCTCCCTTGATGTGCCCACCAGGGGTGAAGCGGTCGTATTGGGTCATTCCATCGGGTCACTCAATCCAAAACAGGCTGCCCGGTTGCGTAAGGAAAACCTGGGATTCATCTTCCAGAGCTACAACTTACTCACGGTGCATAACGTGTTTGAGAATGTCGAATTCCCGCTTCTATTGCTAAATTTCACGGCTTCCGAACGGCGAAAAATGGTGATGGACGCGCTGGAATGGGTGGGATTGACGGACAAAGAACACTCGCGTCCGCCCCAACTTTCAGGAGGAGAGTGCCAGCGGGTGGCCATCGCACGAGCCATGGTAAAAAAACCATCCCTTGTTTTGGCCGACGAGCCGACAGCGAACCTGGATGCGGCGAATTCACACCACATCCTTCAAACCATGGAAACCCTTAACAAGGAACTCAATACCACGTTTCTTTTTGCAACACATGATGAAAAAGTCATCAGTTACCTGCGCAGGAAAATTTACTTACTGGACGGGAGAGTTGATAAAGATGAGGTTATAACAAAATAA
- a CDS encoding endonuclease/exonuclease/phosphatase family protein: MTLNIRYDNPADTPNNWDQRKTAMVRMLRHYDPVIFGIQEGLIHQVTYLDSCLTDYTFIGVGRDDGAQKGEFSAIFYDTTQFEVLETSTFWLSETPDVVSIGWDAAMERICTYGLFLNKMSGQQFWVFNTHFDHMGEVARANSASLILTKIRKINAAHLPVALMGDFNSMPEDRPVQALKNGLADAKTITEQPFYGPVGTFSGFTDEVMLRRIDYIFTQKFKVLSYVHIDDRRDDNLFISDHLPVLATLEIMP; encoded by the coding sequence ATGACCCTCAATATCCGTTACGACAATCCTGCGGATACCCCCAACAACTGGGATCAGCGGAAAACGGCCATGGTCCGTATGCTCCGGCATTACGATCCCGTCATTTTCGGCATTCAGGAGGGTTTGATTCACCAGGTAACTTATCTAGACAGCTGCCTGACGGATTATACCTTCATTGGCGTGGGACGGGATGACGGCGCCCAAAAAGGGGAATTTTCGGCTATTTTTTACGACACAACACAATTTGAGGTGTTGGAAACATCCACTTTTTGGCTGTCGGAAACACCTGATGTCGTTTCTATAGGATGGGATGCCGCTATGGAAAGGATTTGTACTTATGGACTTTTTTTGAATAAAATGTCAGGGCAGCAATTTTGGGTATTCAACACCCACTTTGATCATATGGGGGAGGTAGCACGGGCCAATTCGGCCAGCCTCATCCTCACAAAAATCAGGAAAATCAATGCCGCCCATCTTCCCGTTGCCCTCATGGGGGATTTTAATTCTATGCCGGAGGACCGACCTGTTCAGGCCCTCAAAAACGGCCTGGCGGATGCCAAAACTATAACGGAGCAACCTTTTTATGGTCCGGTGGGTACCTTCAGCGGATTTACAGATGAAGTAATGCTGAGAAGGATCGATTATATTTTTACTCAAAAATTCAAAGTGTTGTCTTATGTGCATATTGACGACCGGCGGGACGATAACCTTTTTATTTCGGACCATTTGCCGGTATTGGCAACTCTTGAAATAATGCCCTGA
- a CDS encoding sulfatase-like hydrolase/transferase, producing the protein MKKIYPLFFLILGLYLHINAIAQQPNILLYIIDDIGVDPTPNYLPNVEKANMPRLESLMEAGITFDNVWSNPLCSPSRSAILTGKYGFRTNVLDADTYSQLSTAETTLHEYIDQVSAGSYSTSLIGKWHLSGIGNQNKNYPAECGIPFYAGNLGGQVADYYHWSLTINGQSSLFSDYLTPKYTDLAIDWINDQTQPWFCWVAHNAAHTPFHLPPDYMHSQGDLPTDSASIAANPLPYFLAMIESSDYELGRLLDNIPQNVLDNTVIIVIGDNGTQRNVLQSPYALNQGKSSLYQGGIHVPMVIAGAGVSRHNEREAALISFTDLFSTIVELTGTTLPEIHDSKSFYPLLTQALPGIRDCAYSEITESMISPAGWTTRDATFKLIHFYNGTEEFYNLMDDPYESNDLLEGSLTAAEQAAFDNLLACNPQNTSSATDLSIESIFNIYPNPAGSEFFITLNTARSQNYRITDITGRPIISGILEPGRSRLSLANFPSGLYFIKVEGIVRRFIRE; encoded by the coding sequence ATGAAAAAAATCTATCCCTTATTCTTTTTAATCCTCGGGCTTTACCTCCATATAAATGCCATCGCACAACAGCCCAATATTCTGCTCTATATCATCGACGACATCGGGGTTGATCCCACGCCAAACTATCTGCCCAATGTGGAAAAAGCAAACATGCCCCGGCTGGAATCCTTAATGGAAGCAGGCATTACCTTTGACAATGTGTGGTCCAACCCTTTGTGTTCCCCCAGCCGTTCGGCCATCCTTACGGGAAAATACGGTTTTCGAACCAATGTGCTGGATGCCGATACTTATAGCCAGTTGTCCACCGCCGAAACGACCTTACATGAATATATTGACCAGGTTTCAGCAGGCTCCTACAGCACCAGCCTTATCGGCAAATGGCATTTGTCAGGTATTGGAAATCAGAATAAAAACTATCCCGCAGAGTGTGGCATCCCCTTTTACGCCGGAAACCTCGGAGGCCAGGTGGCTGATTATTATCATTGGAGCTTAACCATCAACGGGCAGTCGAGCCTTTTTTCGGATTACCTTACGCCTAAATACACCGATTTAGCGATAGATTGGATCAATGATCAAACCCAGCCCTGGTTTTGCTGGGTAGCTCATAATGCCGCCCACACCCCTTTTCATTTACCGCCTGATTACATGCATTCCCAGGGAGATTTGCCCACGGATTCAGCTTCCATTGCGGCCAATCCGTTGCCCTATTTTTTGGCCATGATTGAAAGTTCGGATTATGAACTGGGGCGGTTGCTGGATAATATTCCGCAAAATGTTTTGGATAACACAGTCATTATTGTCATTGGCGATAATGGTACACAACGAAATGTTTTACAAAGCCCTTACGCTCTAAATCAAGGCAAGTCAAGTCTGTACCAGGGCGGTATTCATGTGCCAATGGTCATTGCCGGCGCCGGGGTCAGCAGGCATAATGAGCGTGAAGCGGCACTGATCAGTTTTACCGATTTATTCTCAACGATTGTTGAATTGACGGGAACCACCCTTCCCGAAATCCATGACAGTAAAAGCTTTTATCCCCTGTTGACACAGGCACTGCCCGGGATCAGAGATTGTGCTTATTCAGAAATTACCGAAAGTATGATTTCCCCCGCCGGCTGGACCACCCGCGATGCTACGTTTAAATTGATTCATTTCTATAACGGAACTGAAGAGTTTTACAACCTGATGGACGATCCCTACGAAAGTAACGATTTGCTGGAAGGATCTTTAACGGCTGCCGAACAAGCCGCCTTTGATAATTTGTTGGCTTGTAATCCTCAAAATACTTCTTCTGCCACGGATCTTTCTATTGAAAGCATCTTCAATATATATCCCAATCCTGCCGGTTCGGAATTTTTTATCACTTTAAATACTGCCCGATCTCAAAATTACAGGATTACAGACATTACCGGCAGACCGATTATTTCGGGAATACTGGAACCCGGTCGAAGCCGGCTTTCTTTGGCAAATTTTCCTTCGGGTTTATATTTTATCAAAGTAGAAGGGATAGTCAGAAGATTTATCAGGGAATAA
- a CDS encoding FtsX-like permease family protein, which translates to MLLALKLAYRNLIGAGLRTWLNVIVLSFSFVVIIWMKGILVGWDYQAKTDMKHWEIAEGQYWHKSYDPFDPFTLTDSHAAIPEALKPEIKKGEAEPILITQGTFYPEGRMQSILIKGINPKQTLLELPTHYLDTSMAAIPAIIGSNMARMNKLKVGDYVTLQWRDANGTFDAAEVFITNIFSTNVPTVDVGQVWIALDKLQSIMLLPGEATLFSYGNAEENRPDLENFVNKPMKVLTADIDKIIKTKSVGQSVFYIILLLLAMLAIFDTQVLSIFRRQREIGTYVALGFTKRQVVWLFTTEGAMYAILAAAAAAIYGVPFLIWQAKTGWTLPMEASDYGMAMAQTLYPKYSVGLVLTTTLVVLITTTIVSYWPAKKIAKMNPTEALKGKIQ; encoded by the coding sequence ATGTTATTAGCATTAAAACTGGCTTACAGGAATTTGATTGGCGCCGGTCTTCGAACCTGGTTAAATGTGATCGTTTTATCCTTCTCATTTGTCGTCATTATCTGGATGAAAGGCATCCTGGTGGGTTGGGATTACCAGGCCAAAACAGATATGAAACATTGGGAAATTGCCGAAGGGCAATACTGGCACAAAAGTTACGATCCGTTCGATCCGTTCACCCTTACGGATAGCCATGCCGCCATTCCTGAAGCCTTAAAACCGGAAATAAAAAAGGGCGAAGCGGAACCCATTTTGATCACCCAGGGTACCTTCTACCCCGAAGGAAGGATGCAATCCATTCTTATCAAAGGAATCAACCCTAAACAGACGCTACTGGAATTGCCCACCCACTACCTGGACACCAGTATGGCGGCCATTCCGGCCATCATCGGTTCCAATATGGCGCGTATGAATAAGCTGAAAGTCGGCGACTATGTAACCCTGCAATGGAGAGACGCCAACGGCACTTTTGACGCGGCGGAGGTTTTCATTACTAACATATTTTCCACCAACGTACCAACTGTTGACGTGGGGCAGGTCTGGATCGCGCTCGACAAATTACAGTCCATTATGTTGTTGCCCGGAGAAGCTACCCTCTTTTCCTATGGAAATGCCGAAGAAAACAGGCCTGACCTGGAAAATTTTGTAAACAAACCTATGAAAGTATTAACGGCCGATATTGATAAGATCATTAAAACCAAATCTGTAGGCCAGTCGGTTTTTTATATCATTCTGCTCCTGCTGGCTATGCTGGCCATTTTCGACACCCAGGTGTTGTCCATCTTTCGCCGGCAACGGGAAATCGGAACTTATGTAGCTCTCGGCTTTACCAAAAGGCAGGTGGTTTGGTTGTTTACGACAGAAGGAGCCATGTACGCTATCCTGGCAGCAGCGGCCGCTGCGATTTACGGGGTTCCTTTCCTGATCTGGCAGGCAAAAACAGGATGGACTTTGCCGATGGAAGCCAGTGATTACGGGATGGCTATGGCTCAGACCCTCTATCCTAAATACAGTGTGGGATTGGTACTAACCACAACCTTGGTTGTACTGATAACTACGACTATCGTAAGCTACTGGCCAGCGAAGAAAATTGCAAAAATGAATCCAACGGAAGCTTTAAAGGGAAAAATACAATGA
- a CDS encoding alpha/beta hydrolase, with translation MKRILHWKTLLGIIAVVVIYFAYLFAYQAYDHFKKQKYLENLSDTASPNVRVLKDTAYIDYLDSKRTLHVYLPPAYETDSARYPVIYFLDGSALFNDMVLRGPEWQVDEVIDEVVANGGPGAIVIGIEPSHDRNREYKPFAPSEDPEEKEVSGDKHAEWIATDLKAWVDSTYRTKPEAKFTTIGGASLGGLMAYYMVTSYADVFGNAIVLSPSFWVNDKVFDLHQQVDNFDALKIYMNIGAREEGRMIPNARKVYDTLISKGMTEKNLQFDVEPNEGHWHPTWRKGFKKAYPWIVQ, from the coding sequence ATGAAAAGAATACTCCATTGGAAAACACTATTGGGTATCATAGCAGTTGTCGTGATCTATTTTGCCTACCTTTTTGCCTACCAGGCTTATGACCATTTTAAAAAGCAAAAATATCTCGAAAATCTATCGGACACGGCTTCTCCAAATGTCAGGGTATTGAAAGATACCGCTTACATAGATTACCTGGACTCGAAGAGAACATTACATGTATATCTGCCTCCGGCTTACGAAACCGATTCTGCACGCTATCCGGTCATTTATTTTTTGGATGGCTCAGCTTTGTTTAATGATATGGTACTTAGGGGACCCGAGTGGCAGGTAGATGAAGTGATCGATGAGGTCGTCGCCAACGGGGGGCCGGGGGCTATCGTGATTGGAATAGAGCCTTCCCATGATAGAAACAGGGAATACAAACCTTTTGCTCCGTCTGAGGATCCGGAAGAAAAGGAAGTCTCCGGGGATAAACATGCCGAGTGGATTGCCACTGACCTGAAAGCATGGGTCGACAGTACCTACCGGACAAAACCGGAGGCAAAATTCACCACCATAGGAGGTGCCTCATTAGGAGGATTAATGGCCTATTACATGGTAACTTCCTACGCCGATGTTTTTGGGAATGCCATTGTTTTATCTCCTTCTTTTTGGGTCAACGACAAGGTATTTGATTTGCATCAGCAGGTTGACAATTTTGATGCGCTCAAAATTTACATGAATATTGGTGCAAGAGAAGAAGGGAGAATGATCCCCAATGCCCGGAAAGTTTATGACACCTTAATATCAAAGGGGATGACAGAAAAAAACCTGCAGTTCGATGTAGAACCGAATGAAGGACATTGGCACCCGACCTGGCGCAAAGGCTTTAAAAAGGCCTATCCCTGGATCGTTCAGTAG
- a CDS encoding outer membrane lipoprotein-sorting protein has translation MKTFLIAIFSTITFLAFGQPSADEILDKVDKNMSSENRIFESTMIIHGKRGSRSISSRSYSVGDKQSYTEYLAPAREQGTKMLKLEDKLWIYSPSTDRIIQISGHMLRQSVMGSDLSYEDMMDDRKLTEIYSASVIGNEEIDGRPTWVLELKAKVDDVAYATRKEWIDTERYVPLKEELYAKSGQLLKRSTLSDVEKIEGRWFPRTIVYKNMLTQGDGTEFKMTSIKFNQVIPEDLFTKASLKQ, from the coding sequence ATGAAAACATTCTTAATCGCTATTTTCAGCACTATAACATTCCTGGCCTTTGGACAACCCTCTGCGGATGAAATTCTTGATAAAGTGGATAAGAATATGTCCTCCGAAAACAGGATTTTTGAATCCACCATGATCATTCACGGCAAACGCGGCAGCAGGAGCATCTCTTCGAGATCTTATTCCGTTGGCGACAAACAATCCTATACGGAATACCTCGCACCAGCCCGAGAACAAGGCACCAAAATGTTGAAACTGGAAGATAAATTGTGGATCTATTCTCCTTCTACCGACAGGATCATACAGATCTCCGGGCACATGCTGCGTCAATCCGTGATGGGATCTGACCTGTCTTATGAAGATATGATGGATGACAGGAAATTGACTGAAATCTATTCCGCTTCGGTTATCGGCAATGAAGAAATTGACGGCCGCCCAACGTGGGTTCTTGAGCTGAAGGCTAAGGTTGATGATGTGGCTTATGCCACACGCAAAGAATGGATAGACACAGAGCGTTACGTCCCCCTGAAAGAAGAATTGTACGCCAAAAGCGGGCAATTATTAAAAAGATCCACCCTGAGTGATGTCGAAAAAATTGAAGGTCGCTGGTTCCCGCGTACCATCGTTTACAAAAATATGCTCACCCAGGGAGATGGTACGGAGTTTAAAATGACGAGTATAAAATTCAATCAGGTAATACCG
- a CDS encoding TetR/AcrR family transcriptional regulator — protein sequence MDKHLDSTKYQDILKTAHDLFWKHGIRRVTIEEVCREAGVSKMTFYRYFSNKEELARVVLEKLFDESVEKYRALMKEDISFEEKVKRQLMAKFEGTKEISAELIKDIYSDKKSGLSEYWEKRAHEFTEEVLRDYAEAQRAGLIRKDINLNFILYFNQKAAEMIMDPNMAALYETTQDLIMEVANLFFYGIFPRHNKQNE from the coding sequence TTGGACAAGCATTTGGACAGCACGAAATATCAGGATATTCTGAAAACAGCTCACGACCTGTTTTGGAAGCATGGCATCAGGCGAGTAACCATTGAGGAAGTCTGCCGGGAAGCGGGAGTAAGTAAGATGACCTTTTACAGGTATTTCTCCAATAAAGAGGAATTGGCCAGGGTGGTGTTGGAGAAGCTTTTTGATGAGTCCGTTGAAAAATACCGGGCATTGATGAAGGAAGACATTTCTTTTGAGGAAAAGGTCAAACGTCAGTTGATGGCCAAGTTTGAAGGAACAAAAGAGATCAGCGCGGAACTTATTAAGGATATTTATTCGGACAAAAAATCTGGGTTGAGTGAATATTGGGAAAAAAGAGCGCATGAATTTACCGAGGAAGTACTCAGGGATTACGCCGAGGCTCAGCGGGCAGGACTCATTCGGAAAGATATTAATCTGAATTTCATCCTTTATTTCAATCAAAAAGCTGCTGAGATGATCATGGATCCCAACATGGCGGCATTATATGAAACGACCCAGGATCTGATCATGGAAGTCGCCAATTTGTTCTTTTATGGAATATTTCCGCGGCATAACAAGCAAAATGAATAA